One segment of Sesamum indicum cultivar Zhongzhi No. 13 linkage group LG4, S_indicum_v1.0, whole genome shotgun sequence DNA contains the following:
- the LOC105161156 gene encoding uncharacterized protein LOC105161156, translated as MSRVPYQLLELAIISAQDLASVSRNLRTYATTWINPNRKLKTRVDNQGLNNPTWNDKFIFRVDDKFLNSATSSVMIEIYAQGWLRDTPVGSVSVLISNLIPPSVRQEGSSRRFVALQIRRPSGRPQGILNMGVSLLDNTMKSMPLYADLNASAVGVRDLMDEKLCKNNKRNKENDNQRKVHRQDGGKESSGEKKIQLLRTLSDQTDLTRKQGGGRKRRGSSVCNVPYYNQGFMLNIGGSSVVGGGSVVHAGGSYVNGSQCNSDLGPSPSVVAAAVACGLYPTQLGPPPKPGSSVLEDWTVEEASMEGLKSKIERWRMELPQNQRYQRLEASNKRREKKPGHRRRKTANGADDDEAGRFSCFGNAYGCEFTIVCGSKNGGRKSKSGGYTSSKTSTSEV; from the coding sequence atgtcGCGAGTTCCGTACCAGCTCCTGGAGCTGGCTATCATCTCAGCTCAGGATCTGGCATCCGTCTCCAGAAATCTGCGCACTTATGCAACCACCTGGATCAATCCAAACCGAAAACTCAAGACCCGGGTCGACAATCAGGGCCTGAACAATCCTACATGGAACGACAAGTTCATTTTTCGGGTGGATGACAAGTTCTTGAATTCTGCGACATCTTCCGTGATGATTGAGATTTACGCCCAGGGATGGCTGCGGGATACCCCTGTTGGGTCTGTCAGCGTGTTGATTAGCAACCTGATCCCTCCTTCGGTCCGCCAGGAGGGTTCTAGCCGCCGGTTTGTGGCGCTGCAGATTCGCCGCCCGTCAGGCCGGCCTCAGGGGATTCTGAACATGGGGGTCTCCCTGTTGGACAATACAATGAAGAGCATGCCGCTCTATGCCGACCTGAATGCGTCCGCTGTTGGAGTCCGTGATctgatggatgaaaaattgtgcaaaaacAACAAACGCAACAAGGAAAATGATAACCAGCGAAAAGTACATCGTCAGGACGGCGGGAAGGAATCGTCGGGCGAGAAGAAGATTCAGTTATTGCGGACCCTGAGCGATCAGACGGATCTGACGAGGAAACAGGGCGGAGGGAGGAAAAGAAGGGGTAGTTCAGTGTGTAACGTACCATATTATAATCAAGGCTTCATGCTGAACATCGGAGGCAGTTCAGTGGTCGGAGGTGGTTCGGTTGTACATGCGGGTGGATCCTATGTGAACGGATCCCAATGCAACTCCGATTTGGGGCCGTCTCCATCGGTGGTGGCGGCAGCTGTGGCGTGCGGGCTTTATCCGACGCAGCTAGGGCCGCCTCCAAAGCCTGGGAGCTCAGTCCTGGAGGATTGGACGGTTGAGGAGGCGAGCATGGAAGGGCTAAAATCCAAGATCGAGCGGTGGCGGATGGAGCTTCCGCAGAATCAAAGGTACCAGAGGCTTGAGGCCAGCAACAAACGAAGGGAGAAGAAACCCGGCCACCGGCGCAGGAAAACAGCAAACGGcgctgatgatgatgaagccGGCCGGTTTTCGTGCTTCGGAAATGCGTATGGTTGCGAGTTCACCATTGTTTGCGGCAGTAAGAATGGGGGCAGGAAGAGTAAGTCTGGTGGCTACACGAGCAGCAAGACCAGCACTTCCGAAGTATGA